Proteins from a genomic interval of Onychostoma macrolepis isolate SWU-2019 chromosome 17, ASM1243209v1, whole genome shotgun sequence:
- the emilin1b gene encoding EMILIN-1b isoform X1 produces the protein MDGAVLLISMLVLVFSGDVWSASYPQRYNLYAGTQTQTQPLNGARAASRHRNWCAYVVTKTVSCVVEDGVETYVKPDYQPCSWGIQCTRVVVYRTYMRPRYKVAYKMVTEMEWKCCQGYSGEDCNDGPNGGSDTQISTSRPWPRPQPGQTGTNTGHGQSGGNGRGDNDKMKQLEDKIQKLTKDLTDLQSTLRGMNEKFQEEMRKPGFNSGKTPADAAQPEMKETIHNIQTKLDQLDNRTQAHDKTLVSINNHLVNGKGGGNDLDIEGVGGSSFNTLKEEILRELERRVTLSCSACQSGVEDLRRQQQQDRERILALEKQINAMDQRHRQTLDGLRRDLSRSQGCCDTVTNLSRRLNDMDRKISSTSEAYDKLQDRMNRELGGTGGGGNFGGTGGQVPITPEDFFNDNLKDLERRLNNTVQKAEENCAYMETNIRDSFQQELRNLRNEFNNGILDQEYRINEMDLDIGLVKETVFDLDKRLSRLENTTSFIDRRLSECSGCSGSSSGSSPTGGSPSPGETVKSLEWRVIANEDEIKRFDTRIKDLSVSGDSLEDRVINLSHDVRKIKALTGDNGEHFNRIVMEIENCNVCSTVEDDLKKLKNITNHSMDRWQKEMSYIKGKIDSGCVDVCSGLQDEMDQLREEVQKCSSQCKITLNTPTGTESGTGHLDDPQKPLDGHSVISSNTGDLRSIQGELSEVILTFSSINDTIKGLEHVVQKHDSVITDLGNTKDKIISEIDKIQQEMTEHIEDSKIRFDNVDRDVRRFGNNFVVEMGDCKRTGDGLDKRLSKLEVVCGRLDSVSDNLQKIKEGLNKHVSSLWNCVSGLNNTVISHSGFIEILQNTHLDDIHGKIKRLNSSMVHILKEFQSLTENDLTGFPGPQGPQGERGLPGPQGPPGNDGPPGISGLPGPKGPPGLRGERGLAGADANIPRLSFSAALTNPMVTSGTIIFDKIFVNEGGYYNPRTGIFTAPLDGRYFFSAILTGHKNEKIEAVLSRSNYGMARVDSAGYQPEGLENKPMAEAKPTPGSLAVFNIILPLQVGDTVCIDLVMGKLAHSVEPLTIFSGMLLYEDV, from the exons aaactGGTGTGCGTATGTGGTGACCAAGACTGTGAGCTGTGTGGTGGAAGATGGAGTGGAGACTTACGTGAAGCCAGACTATCAGCCATGTTCCTGGGGCATTCAGTGCACCCGTGTTGTAGT GTACAGGACGTATATGAGGCCCAGATACAAGGTGGCTTACAAAATGGTAACAGAAATGGAGTGGAAGTGTTGCCAAGGATACAGTGGAGAAGACTGTAATGATGGACCAAACGGGGGATCTGATACTCAGATCTCAACAAGCAGACCTTGGCCTAGACCACAACCAGGACAAACTGGAACTAATACCGGTCATGGACAGAGCGGAGGGAATG GGAGAGGTGACAATGACAAGATGAAACAACTGGAGGACAAAATCCAGAAATTGACCAAAGACCTAACTGACCTGCAGTCAACTCTGCGTGGCATGAATGAAAAATTCCAAGAGGAAATGCGTAAACCAGGTTTTAATAGTGGCAAAACACCAGCTGATGCAGCCCAGCCTGAAATGAAAGAGACCATCCATAACATTCAGACCAAGCTTGATCAGCTGGACAACCGTACTCAAGCTCATGACAAGACTCTAGTCAGCATCAATAACCACCTCGTGAATGGAAAGGGTGGAGGCAACGATCTAGACATTGAGGGAGTAGGAGGAAGCAGTTTCAACACCTTGAAGGAGGAAATCCTCAGAGAGCTTGAACGTCGAGTGACTCTTTCCTGTTCTGCCTGTCAATCTGGAGTGGAAGACTTGAGACGGCAACAGCAACAAGATCGGGAGAGGATCTTGGCTCTGGAAAAGCAGATTAATGCCATGGACCAGCGTCACCGCCAGACTCTTGATGGTTTACGCCGAGACCTCAGCCGGTCTCAAGGCTGCTGCGACACTGTCACAAACCTCAGTAGACGACTTAATGACATGGACAGGAAGATAAGCTCAACGTCAGAGGCCTATGACAAGCTTCAGGATCGTATGAATAGGGAACTAGGAGGAACTGGAGGTGGTGGAAATTTTGGAGGAACAGGTGGACAAGTTCCTATAACACCAGAAGACTTTTTCAATGATAATCTAAAAGACCTGGAGAGACGGCTCAACAACACTGTCCAGAAGGCAGAGGAAAACTGTGCTTATATGGAGACTAACATACGGGACTCGTTCCAGCAGGAACTCAGAAATCTTCGCAATGAATTCAATAATGGTATTCTTGACCAGGAATACAGGATTAATGAAATGGACCTTGATATTGGACTTGTTAAAGAAACTGTATTTGATCTTGATAAGCGCCTATCTCGGCTTGAGAATACAACATCCTTTATAGACAGGAGGTTAAGCGAATGCTCTGGATGCTCAGGCTCAAGTTCTGGGTCAAGTCCAACCGGTGGTAGTCCAAGCCCTGGCGAGACAGTGAAGTCTTTGGAGTGGAGAGTCATTGCAAATGAAGATGAGATCAAGAGGTTTGACACACGAATCAAGGATCTCTCGGTGTCTGGTGATTCTCTTGAAGATAGGGTCATTAACCTCAGCCATGATGTTCGCAAGATCAAAGCACTAACTGGAGACAATGGGGAACACTTCAACAGGATTGTCATGGAGATTGAGAACTGTAACGTGTGCAGCACAGTGGAAGATGACCTAAAGAAACTCAAGAACATCACAAACCATTCCATGGACAGATGGCAGAAGGAAATGAGTTACATTAAAGGTAAAATTGACTCAGGTTGTGTGGACGTTTGCTCCGGTTTGCAGGACGAGATGGATCAGTTGAGAGAGGAGGTACAGAAATGCAGCAGTCAATGCAAGATTACCCTGAATACTCCTACAGGAACAGAATCAGGAACAGGTCACCTGGATGACCCACAGAAACCACTGGATGGACACAGTGTCATAAGCAGTAATACCGGTGACCTCAGGTCAATTCAGGGAGAACTGTCTGAAGTCATCTTAACCTTCAGCTCCATCAATGACACGATAAAAGGTCTGGAGCATGTGGTCCAGAAACACGACAGTGTTATCACAGACCTTGGAAACACCAAAGACAAAATCATTTCTGAAATTGACAAGATCCAGCAGGAAATGACAGAGCACATAGAGGATAGCAAGATACGCTTTGACAACGTCGACCGAGATGTACGCCGCTTTGGGAACAACTTTGTGGTCGAGATGGGTGACTGCAAGAGGACTGGCGATGGTCTGGATAAGAGGCTCTCTAAACTCGAAGTGGTTTGTGGTCGGCTTGACTCTGTCTCAGACAATCTCCAGAAAATCAAAGAAGGCCTGAACAAACACGTGTCTAGCCTGTGGAACTGTGTCAGTGGGCTAAACAACACAGTGATCTCACACAGTGGGTTCATTGAGATCCTCCAGAACACACATCTGGATGATATCCACGGCAAGATCAAGAGACTCAATTCCTCAATGGTCCACATCCTCAAGGAGTTCCAGAGCTTAACTGAGAACGACTTGACAG GTTTTCCTGGACCACAAGGTCCGCAAGGAGAAAGAGGGCTCCCAGGTCCACAGGGACCTCCAGGTAATGATGGACCACCAGGTATTTCTGGCTTACCTGGGCCAAAAGGACCTCCTG GTCTCAGAGGAGAGCGAG GTTTGGCCGGTGCAGATGCCAACATACCACGGCTTTCCTTCTCAGCAGCTCTCACAAATCCAATGGTTACATCTGGAACGATCATTTTTGACAAGATCTTTGTAAATGAAGGAGGCTATTATAATCCACGAACAG GTATCTTTACTGCACCACTAGATGGACGCTACTTCTTCAGCGCTATCCTGACCGGTCACAAAAATGAGAAGATTGAAGCCGTGCTCTCCAGGTCTAACTATGGCATGGCTCGGGTGGACTCAGCGGGTTACCAACCGGAAGGGTTAGAAAACAAACCCATGGCCGAGGCCAAACCAACACCAGGTTCTCTGGCTGTCTTCAACATCATCCTGCCCCTTCAGGTGGGCGACACAGTCTGCATAGACCTGGTTATGGGCAAACTGGCCCATTCAGTGGAGCCTTTAACTATCTTCAGTGGTATGCTTCTATATGAAGATGTGTAG
- the emilin1b gene encoding EMILIN-1b isoform X2 — MDGAVLLISMLVLVFSGDVWSASYPQRYNLYAGTQTQTQPLNGARAASRHRNWCAYVVTKTVSCVVEDGVETYVKPDYQPCSWGIQCTRVVVYRTYMRPRYKVAYKMVTEMEWKCCQGYSGEDCNDGPNGGSDTQISTSRPWPRPQPGQTGTNTGHGQSGGNGRGDNDKMKQLEDKIQKLTKDLTDLQSTLRGMNEKFQEEMRKPGFNSGKTPADAAQPEMKETIHNIQTKLDQLDNRTQAHDKTLVSINNHLVNGKGGGNDLDIEGVGGSSFNTLKEEILRELERRVTLSCSACQSGVEDLRRQQQQDRERILALEKQINAMDQRHRQTLDGLRRDLSRSQGCCDTVTNLSRRLNDMDRKISSTSEAYDKLQDRMNRELGGTGGGGNFGGTGGQVPITPEDFFNDNLKDLERRLNNTVQKAEENCAYMETNIRDSFQQELRNLRNEFNNGILDQEYRINEMDLDIGLVKETVFDLDKRLSRLENTTSFIDRRLSECSGCSGSSSGSSPTGGSPSPGETVKSLEWRVIANEDEIKRFDTRIKDLSVSGDSLEDRVINLSHDVRKIKALTGDNGEHFNRIVMEIENCNVCSTVEDDLKKLKNITNHSMDRWQKEMSYIKGKIDSGCVDVCSGLQDEMDQLREEVQKCSSQCKITLNTPTGTESGTGHLDDPQKPLDGHSVISSNTGDLRSIQGELSEVILTFSSINDTIKGLEHVVQKHDSVITDLGNTKDKIISEIDKIQQEMTEHIEDSKIRFDNVDRDVRRFGNNFVVEMGDCKRTGDGLDKRLSKLEVVCGRLDSVSDNLQKIKEGLNKHVSSLWNCVSGLNNTVISHSGFIEILQNTHLDDIHGKIKRLNSSMVHILKEFQSLTENDLTGFPGPQGPQGERGLPGPQGPPGLRGERGLAGADANIPRLSFSAALTNPMVTSGTIIFDKIFVNEGGYYNPRTGIFTAPLDGRYFFSAILTGHKNEKIEAVLSRSNYGMARVDSAGYQPEGLENKPMAEAKPTPGSLAVFNIILPLQVGDTVCIDLVMGKLAHSVEPLTIFSGMLLYEDV; from the exons aaactGGTGTGCGTATGTGGTGACCAAGACTGTGAGCTGTGTGGTGGAAGATGGAGTGGAGACTTACGTGAAGCCAGACTATCAGCCATGTTCCTGGGGCATTCAGTGCACCCGTGTTGTAGT GTACAGGACGTATATGAGGCCCAGATACAAGGTGGCTTACAAAATGGTAACAGAAATGGAGTGGAAGTGTTGCCAAGGATACAGTGGAGAAGACTGTAATGATGGACCAAACGGGGGATCTGATACTCAGATCTCAACAAGCAGACCTTGGCCTAGACCACAACCAGGACAAACTGGAACTAATACCGGTCATGGACAGAGCGGAGGGAATG GGAGAGGTGACAATGACAAGATGAAACAACTGGAGGACAAAATCCAGAAATTGACCAAAGACCTAACTGACCTGCAGTCAACTCTGCGTGGCATGAATGAAAAATTCCAAGAGGAAATGCGTAAACCAGGTTTTAATAGTGGCAAAACACCAGCTGATGCAGCCCAGCCTGAAATGAAAGAGACCATCCATAACATTCAGACCAAGCTTGATCAGCTGGACAACCGTACTCAAGCTCATGACAAGACTCTAGTCAGCATCAATAACCACCTCGTGAATGGAAAGGGTGGAGGCAACGATCTAGACATTGAGGGAGTAGGAGGAAGCAGTTTCAACACCTTGAAGGAGGAAATCCTCAGAGAGCTTGAACGTCGAGTGACTCTTTCCTGTTCTGCCTGTCAATCTGGAGTGGAAGACTTGAGACGGCAACAGCAACAAGATCGGGAGAGGATCTTGGCTCTGGAAAAGCAGATTAATGCCATGGACCAGCGTCACCGCCAGACTCTTGATGGTTTACGCCGAGACCTCAGCCGGTCTCAAGGCTGCTGCGACACTGTCACAAACCTCAGTAGACGACTTAATGACATGGACAGGAAGATAAGCTCAACGTCAGAGGCCTATGACAAGCTTCAGGATCGTATGAATAGGGAACTAGGAGGAACTGGAGGTGGTGGAAATTTTGGAGGAACAGGTGGACAAGTTCCTATAACACCAGAAGACTTTTTCAATGATAATCTAAAAGACCTGGAGAGACGGCTCAACAACACTGTCCAGAAGGCAGAGGAAAACTGTGCTTATATGGAGACTAACATACGGGACTCGTTCCAGCAGGAACTCAGAAATCTTCGCAATGAATTCAATAATGGTATTCTTGACCAGGAATACAGGATTAATGAAATGGACCTTGATATTGGACTTGTTAAAGAAACTGTATTTGATCTTGATAAGCGCCTATCTCGGCTTGAGAATACAACATCCTTTATAGACAGGAGGTTAAGCGAATGCTCTGGATGCTCAGGCTCAAGTTCTGGGTCAAGTCCAACCGGTGGTAGTCCAAGCCCTGGCGAGACAGTGAAGTCTTTGGAGTGGAGAGTCATTGCAAATGAAGATGAGATCAAGAGGTTTGACACACGAATCAAGGATCTCTCGGTGTCTGGTGATTCTCTTGAAGATAGGGTCATTAACCTCAGCCATGATGTTCGCAAGATCAAAGCACTAACTGGAGACAATGGGGAACACTTCAACAGGATTGTCATGGAGATTGAGAACTGTAACGTGTGCAGCACAGTGGAAGATGACCTAAAGAAACTCAAGAACATCACAAACCATTCCATGGACAGATGGCAGAAGGAAATGAGTTACATTAAAGGTAAAATTGACTCAGGTTGTGTGGACGTTTGCTCCGGTTTGCAGGACGAGATGGATCAGTTGAGAGAGGAGGTACAGAAATGCAGCAGTCAATGCAAGATTACCCTGAATACTCCTACAGGAACAGAATCAGGAACAGGTCACCTGGATGACCCACAGAAACCACTGGATGGACACAGTGTCATAAGCAGTAATACCGGTGACCTCAGGTCAATTCAGGGAGAACTGTCTGAAGTCATCTTAACCTTCAGCTCCATCAATGACACGATAAAAGGTCTGGAGCATGTGGTCCAGAAACACGACAGTGTTATCACAGACCTTGGAAACACCAAAGACAAAATCATTTCTGAAATTGACAAGATCCAGCAGGAAATGACAGAGCACATAGAGGATAGCAAGATACGCTTTGACAACGTCGACCGAGATGTACGCCGCTTTGGGAACAACTTTGTGGTCGAGATGGGTGACTGCAAGAGGACTGGCGATGGTCTGGATAAGAGGCTCTCTAAACTCGAAGTGGTTTGTGGTCGGCTTGACTCTGTCTCAGACAATCTCCAGAAAATCAAAGAAGGCCTGAACAAACACGTGTCTAGCCTGTGGAACTGTGTCAGTGGGCTAAACAACACAGTGATCTCACACAGTGGGTTCATTGAGATCCTCCAGAACACACATCTGGATGATATCCACGGCAAGATCAAGAGACTCAATTCCTCAATGGTCCACATCCTCAAGGAGTTCCAGAGCTTAACTGAGAACGACTTGACAG GTTTTCCTGGACCACAAGGTCCGCAAGGAGAAAGAGGGCTCCCAGGTCCACAGGGACCTCCAG GTCTCAGAGGAGAGCGAG GTTTGGCCGGTGCAGATGCCAACATACCACGGCTTTCCTTCTCAGCAGCTCTCACAAATCCAATGGTTACATCTGGAACGATCATTTTTGACAAGATCTTTGTAAATGAAGGAGGCTATTATAATCCACGAACAG GTATCTTTACTGCACCACTAGATGGACGCTACTTCTTCAGCGCTATCCTGACCGGTCACAAAAATGAGAAGATTGAAGCCGTGCTCTCCAGGTCTAACTATGGCATGGCTCGGGTGGACTCAGCGGGTTACCAACCGGAAGGGTTAGAAAACAAACCCATGGCCGAGGCCAAACCAACACCAGGTTCTCTGGCTGTCTTCAACATCATCCTGCCCCTTCAGGTGGGCGACACAGTCTGCATAGACCTGGTTATGGGCAAACTGGCCCATTCAGTGGAGCCTTTAACTATCTTCAGTGGTATGCTTCTATATGAAGATGTGTAG